The Salmonella enterica subsp. houtenae serovar Houten genome has a segment encoding these proteins:
- the fimG_1 gene encoding S-fimbrial adhesin protein SfaS yields MKNGKKIAVLLLTSSGLFPGVSQAADTIIEITGRVIASPCVVNGGQEKLSVDLGSDIQADTLSAAGAASPWKPFTLSLTNCPKSTTSFSVAFSGTADDNADYYKNTGSAANLALELTTQDETNLKNGTTLQNLIIDTASHSYDLNLRAHAVSKGDVTPGTIQAQVQATFTYQ; encoded by the coding sequence ATGAAAAATGGAAAAAAAATTGCCGTATTGCTGCTTACCAGCAGCGGTTTGTTTCCCGGCGTCAGCCAGGCGGCGGATACGATTATTGAAATCACTGGTCGGGTAATAGCCTCTCCTTGCGTTGTTAACGGTGGCCAGGAAAAGTTGTCGGTAGATCTTGGCTCGGACATCCAGGCCGATACTCTCTCAGCGGCTGGGGCCGCCTCACCATGGAAACCGTTTACCCTTTCCCTGACCAATTGCCCAAAATCCACTACCAGTTTTAGCGTCGCCTTTTCCGGAACCGCCGATGACAATGCTGACTACTACAAAAACACAGGGAGCGCAGCCAATCTGGCCCTTGAACTGACTACCCAGGATGAAACAAATCTTAAAAATGGCACCACGCTGCAAAATCTCATAATTGATACCGCAAGTCACAGCTATGACCTGAATCTGCGCGCCCATGCCGTGTCAAAAGGCGACGTCACGCCGGGTACGATCCAGGCTCAGGTACAGGCCACCTTCACGTATCAGTAA
- the holB gene encoding DNA polymerase III subunit delta', whose translation MKWYPWLRPAYEKLVESYQAGRGHHALLIQALPGMGDEALSYALSRYLLCQQPAGHKSCGHCRGCQLMQAGTHPDYYTLTPDKGKSSLGVDAVREVSEKLYEHSRLGGAKVVWIADAALLTDAAANALLKTLEEPPEQTWFFLASPEPARLLATLRSRCRLHHLAPPSESYAMTWLSREVTVSQDALLTALRLSAGSPGAALALLQSERWTQREALCQALMGSLQTGDWYTLLTELNHEQAPARLHWLATLLVDALKRQHGASYLTNVDANAVVAALAGPLSPARIQAILNDVCHCREQLLHVTGLNRELVLTDLILRIEHYLQPGALLPVPHL comes from the coding sequence ATGAAATGGTATCCATGGTTACGGCCCGCCTATGAAAAACTGGTGGAAAGTTACCAGGCGGGACGTGGGCACCATGCGCTACTCATTCAGGCCTTACCTGGCATGGGAGACGAGGCGCTGAGCTACGCGCTTAGCCGCTATTTATTATGCCAGCAGCCTGCGGGCCACAAAAGTTGTGGACATTGCCGTGGCTGTCAGCTTATGCAGGCGGGTACGCATCCGGACTATTACACGCTGACGCCTGATAAAGGAAAAAGCAGCCTCGGCGTAGACGCGGTGCGCGAGGTTAGCGAGAAATTGTATGAACACTCCCGTCTGGGCGGCGCGAAGGTGGTGTGGATTGCGGATGCGGCGTTATTAACCGATGCCGCCGCCAATGCGTTGCTAAAAACGCTGGAAGAGCCACCGGAGCAAACCTGGTTTTTCCTGGCCAGCCCAGAGCCTGCTCGTTTGCTGGCGACATTGCGTAGCCGCTGTCGGCTGCATCATCTGGCGCCGCCGTCCGAATCTTATGCGATGACGTGGTTATCCCGAGAAGTGACGGTGTCACAGGATGCATTGCTTACGGCGTTGCGCCTGAGCGCGGGGTCGCCTGGCGCCGCGCTGGCGCTGTTGCAGTCTGAACGATGGACACAGCGTGAGGCGCTGTGTCAGGCGTTAATGGGCAGTTTGCAAACGGGCGACTGGTATACGTTATTAACGGAGCTCAATCATGAGCAAGCCCCGGCGCGCTTGCACTGGCTGGCTACGCTGTTGGTAGACGCGCTTAAACGTCAGCACGGCGCGTCGTATTTAACCAATGTTGATGCGAACGCGGTTGTTGCCGCGTTGGCGGGGCCGCTATCCCCGGCGCGTATTCAGGCAATCCTGAACGATGTTTGCCATTGTCGTGAACAATTACTTCATGTGACCGGATTAAACCGTGAACTGGTATTAACCGATCTCATTCTCCGTATTGAGCATTACCTGCAACCAGGCGCCCTGTTGCCTGTTCCTCATCTTTGA
- the pabC gene encoding 4-amino-4-deoxychorismate lyase, with translation MYFINGELSEWIAVNDRGLQFGDGCFTTARIADGNILLFCRHLARLTEACNRLAIPFREWDSLAAEMRKMALAQREGVLKVVITRGSGGRGYSFANCEQPTRILSVSSYPAHYARWKNAGINLALSPISLGRNPYLAGLKHLNRLEQVLIRSHLEQTDADEALVLDSEGWVTECCAANLFWRKGLVVYTPRLDQAGVNGIMRQFCMQMLAQSHFQVVEVYAKEDELMQADEMIVCNALMPVIPVRACGDTLFSSRLLFDYLAPLCEHPN, from the coding sequence ATGTATTTCATTAATGGTGAATTATCTGAATGGATAGCCGTAAACGATCGAGGGCTACAGTTTGGTGATGGGTGTTTTACTACCGCACGGATCGCCGACGGTAATATTCTTCTCTTTTGCCGCCATCTTGCACGTCTTACTGAGGCTTGTAACCGACTGGCGATTCCTTTTCGTGAATGGGACAGTCTGGCCGCAGAAATGCGCAAAATGGCGTTAGCGCAGCGCGAGGGGGTACTTAAAGTCGTCATTACGCGTGGTAGCGGCGGGCGCGGCTATAGTTTTGCGAACTGCGAACAACCGACGCGTATTCTTAGCGTATCGTCTTATCCTGCGCACTATGCTCGCTGGAAAAACGCGGGAATCAATCTTGCCCTTAGCCCCATATCACTTGGGCGCAATCCCTATCTTGCAGGATTAAAACATCTGAACCGCCTGGAGCAGGTGCTGATTCGTTCTCATCTTGAGCAGACGGACGCCGATGAGGCGCTGGTTCTTGACAGCGAGGGATGGGTTACGGAATGCTGTGCGGCTAATTTGTTCTGGCGTAAAGGTCTTGTGGTCTACACGCCGCGCTTAGATCAGGCGGGGGTAAACGGTATTATGCGACAATTCTGTATGCAGATGCTGGCACAATCTCATTTTCAGGTTGTCGAAGTGTATGCGAAAGAGGATGAGCTTATGCAGGCCGATGAGATGATCGTCTGCAATGCGTTAATGCCCGTTATTCCCGTGCGTGCTTGTGGTGATACCCTTTTTTCTTCACGCTTATTATTTGATTATTTAGCCCCACTTTGTGAGCATCCGAATTAG
- the fimA_1 gene encoding fimbrial protein produces the protein MKRKITAAIAVFFTTISIASSVFAHDGTVNFTGKIIEAGCKIDGSVTTDKDVELGEISRTAFTTSGDTAATTPFSLVLTECPASLLGKSVNVKYEGTPDNINNDYLQLTGYGDSGVAKGVAIELLNADLSSLPLGTESNAVNIQGTADAPAETNLNFFARYVSTEASVTAGTANATVNFTLTYN, from the coding sequence ATGAAAAGGAAAATAACTGCTGCAATAGCTGTATTTTTTACCACCATAAGTATCGCCTCTTCAGTTTTTGCCCATGACGGCACTGTTAATTTCACCGGCAAAATTATCGAAGCAGGTTGTAAAATTGACGGTAGCGTAACGACGGATAAGGATGTCGAGTTGGGGGAAATCTCCAGGACAGCATTCACAACATCCGGCGATACTGCGGCCACGACCCCATTTTCACTGGTATTAACCGAATGCCCCGCCTCCCTGTTAGGGAAGTCCGTTAATGTAAAATATGAAGGCACGCCAGACAATATCAACAACGATTATCTTCAGCTAACAGGCTACGGTGATAGCGGGGTGGCGAAAGGTGTGGCGATTGAGTTGCTGAACGCCGATCTTTCTTCCTTGCCGTTGGGTACAGAATCCAATGCAGTCAACATCCAGGGCACAGCGGACGCGCCAGCAGAGACGAATCTCAACTTCTTCGCCCGCTATGTTTCGACCGAAGCTAGCGTGACGGCCGGTACGGCCAATGCCACCGTTAACTTTACCCTGACGTATAACTAA
- the tmk gene encoding thymidylate kinase gives MGSNYIVIEGLEGAGKTTARDVVVETLEQLGVRNMIFTREPGGTQLAEKLRSLVLDIRSVGDEVITDKAEVLMFYAARVQLVETVIKPALAQGVWVIGDRHDLSTQAYQGGGRGIDQAMLATLRDAVLGDFRPNLTLYLDVTPEVGLKRARARGDLDRIEQESFDFFNRTRTRYLELAAQDSRIRTIDATQPLDAVMRDIRATVTKWVQEQAA, from the coding sequence ATGGGCAGTAACTATATCGTCATCGAGGGCCTGGAAGGCGCCGGAAAAACCACTGCGCGCGACGTGGTGGTGGAGACCCTTGAGCAACTGGGTGTTCGTAATATGATCTTTACCCGCGAGCCAGGCGGTACGCAGCTTGCCGAAAAGTTAAGAAGTCTGGTGCTGGATATCCGATCGGTAGGCGACGAAGTGATTACCGATAAAGCGGAAGTGCTGATGTTTTATGCTGCTCGCGTTCAGCTCGTCGAAACGGTTATCAAACCCGCACTGGCGCAAGGCGTATGGGTGATAGGCGATCGTCACGATCTCTCTACCCAGGCGTATCAGGGGGGAGGGCGCGGCATCGATCAAGCCATGCTGGCGACACTACGCGATGCCGTGCTGGGTGATTTTCGTCCTAACCTGACGCTGTATCTGGATGTCACGCCGGAAGTCGGGCTAAAACGCGCCAGAGCGCGCGGCGATCTGGATCGTATTGAGCAGGAATCGTTTGATTTCTTTAACCGGACTCGCACGCGCTATCTGGAGCTGGCGGCGCAAGACTCGCGAATTCGTACGATTGATGCGACCCAGCCGCTGGATGCCGTCATGCGCGATATTCGCGCCACGGTGACGAAGTGGGTGCAGGAGCAAGCGGCATGA
- the fimC_1 gene encoding chaperone protein FimC, whose protein sequence is MFKYSLQTAALLIFTMTSAQAGVIIGGTRIIYQGDKKETSLNVKNPDKLSYLIQSWSDAGEKSNAKSPFMVTPPLFRLGGGQENALRIIRAGGNLPEDRESLYWMNIKSIPASEKRDNINTLQIAIKTRIKLIFRPASLTKQPEDFADTLTWRRNGDSLTVTNPGAYYMNFSTVKVGNSLVKDATYVEPMGSATFAFPAGANGDVVWTLINDFGSVGNEHRAHL, encoded by the coding sequence ATGTTTAAATACAGTCTACAGACTGCCGCCCTCCTGATATTTACGATGACTTCGGCACAGGCTGGAGTCATTATTGGCGGCACCCGAATTATTTATCAGGGTGATAAAAAAGAAACTTCACTTAACGTGAAGAACCCAGATAAACTCTCTTATTTAATTCAGTCCTGGAGTGATGCCGGAGAGAAGAGCAATGCCAAATCGCCTTTTATGGTAACGCCCCCGCTTTTTCGCCTTGGCGGGGGGCAAGAAAACGCGCTGCGTATTATTCGTGCTGGTGGTAACTTACCAGAAGACAGGGAGTCGCTGTATTGGATGAATATTAAATCCATTCCGGCCAGCGAAAAGCGGGATAACATTAATACTTTGCAAATTGCGATAAAGACCCGGATTAAGCTAATTTTTCGCCCGGCATCGCTCACAAAACAACCTGAAGATTTCGCTGATACGTTAACCTGGCGGCGCAATGGCGACAGCCTGACGGTAACCAATCCTGGCGCCTATTACATGAATTTCAGCACGGTGAAGGTGGGTAACAGTCTTGTTAAAGATGCTACCTATGTTGAGCCGATGGGAAGCGCGACGTTCGCCTTTCCTGCTGGCGCCAATGGGGATGTTGTCTGGACGCTTATTAATGATTTCGGCTCCGTCGGAAATGAACATCGAGCGCACTTGTAA
- the fimG_2 gene encoding fimbrial protein encodes MQKVKQGFPILIAALIVSMSGQAKGTEIDLSGRVVASPCTVDTGTQNQTVTFRQARAIDYQEVGDTSEWQDFSLTLSRCPVSTTRVVATFIGDADLIDTSKFANSQGDAQGIALQLMTRDHNTEIAPSDEQSVNVDNATRNAIFLLSARMYTPTGQVTAGEFNTVVQVNFTYQ; translated from the coding sequence GTGCAAAAGGTCAAACAGGGATTCCCCATACTCATAGCCGCACTGATAGTCTCAATGAGCGGTCAGGCAAAGGGTACGGAAATCGACCTCAGTGGCAGAGTGGTGGCATCACCCTGCACCGTGGATACGGGTACGCAGAATCAAACGGTCACTTTCAGGCAGGCGCGAGCCATTGATTATCAGGAGGTTGGCGATACCAGCGAATGGCAGGATTTCAGCCTGACGTTATCCCGCTGCCCGGTATCAACGACGCGGGTTGTAGCAACGTTTATCGGCGATGCCGATCTGATCGATACCAGCAAATTCGCCAATAGCCAGGGGGATGCGCAAGGCATTGCCCTGCAACTGATGACACGTGACCATAATACAGAAATTGCGCCGTCTGATGAGCAATCGGTTAATGTTGATAATGCCACTCGTAATGCCATTTTTCTGCTCTCAGCGCGAATGTATACCCCGACAGGACAGGTCACGGCTGGGGAGTTTAATACGGTGGTTCAGGTCAACTTCACCTATCAGTAA
- a CDS encoding fimbrial protein yields the protein MNVKLSAAFLLTLGLLALPVSVNAGVAINTNDSQQVSYDYDFSRLTIPQNAGQMSWFDDQDHVYWIENVMLDGYQGHITMTVNGTQVSTAPDGSTVYATNNPGIGIAYALNYSTEAYTTPTVDTTAPYEIVFNDVENFSGYVHVKYTLVRLADFVPSGKITSVPEVTLNYFNQPDTPNYPRISFLARRNSVSGQPKITSCTIDAPTEIKLPDLYGNALANGAQGITDAPTITLSNCPGAINTISYNFSAYYGTHNAANGVLKTMIGSGYAKNVYIQVQNDDGTAHQLNTNIALDDYKGSGNYPLPKFKVAYYTEDASTVAAGKVSSAIEIKLTYN from the coding sequence ATGAACGTAAAACTATCGGCGGCTTTTTTGCTTACCCTGGGACTTCTGGCGCTTCCGGTAAGCGTAAACGCTGGCGTTGCGATTAATACTAATGATTCCCAACAGGTTTCATATGACTACGATTTTTCCCGGTTAACTATCCCTCAAAATGCGGGTCAGATGTCCTGGTTTGATGATCAGGATCACGTCTACTGGATTGAAAATGTCATGCTGGATGGTTATCAGGGCCATATCACCATGACGGTAAATGGAACACAAGTATCAACTGCGCCTGATGGTTCAACGGTTTATGCCACGAATAATCCGGGCATTGGTATCGCCTATGCATTGAATTATTCTACCGAGGCGTATACCACCCCCACAGTCGACACGACGGCACCATATGAAATTGTCTTTAATGATGTGGAGAACTTCTCCGGATACGTTCACGTCAAATACACATTGGTACGTCTTGCAGATTTTGTTCCTTCAGGCAAGATCACCTCAGTTCCCGAGGTCACGCTGAATTACTTTAATCAACCAGATACCCCGAATTATCCCCGTATCAGCTTTTTAGCACGAAGAAATTCGGTTTCCGGTCAACCCAAAATAACCAGTTGCACGATCGATGCCCCTACAGAGATCAAACTTCCGGACCTTTACGGCAATGCCCTCGCTAATGGCGCTCAGGGGATTACCGACGCGCCGACCATTACATTATCCAACTGCCCAGGGGCAATCAACACTATATCCTATAATTTTTCGGCATACTACGGTACGCATAATGCTGCCAATGGCGTACTCAAGACGATGATCGGCAGTGGTTATGCCAAAAACGTGTATATTCAGGTGCAAAATGACGATGGAACCGCGCATCAACTCAACACCAATATTGCTCTGGATGATTATAAGGGCTCCGGCAACTACCCTCTCCCAAAGTTTAAAGTCGCCTATTATACCGAAGATGCCAGTACCGTGGCCGCAGGAAAGGTCTCGTCAGCCATTGAAATCAAACTTACCTACAACTAA
- the yceG gene encoding protein YceG like protein has translation MKKMLRFILLLLVALGITAGIGMWKVRQLADSKLLIKEETIFTLEAGTGRLALGQQLYSDKVINRPRVLQWLLRIEPELSYFKAGTYRFTPDMTVRQMLQLLASGKEAQFPLRFVEGMRVSDYLRQLRDAPYVKHTLTDDRYETVAKALGLEHPGWVEGWFWPDTWMYTANTSDVAILKRAHQKMVKAVDTVWKGRAEGLPYKDQNQLVTMASIIEKETAVTSERDQVASVFINRLRIGMRLQTDPTVIYGMGASYNGKLSRADLEKPTAYNTYTITGLPPGPIASPSEASLQAAAHPAKTPYLYFVADGKGGHTFNTNLASHNRSVQEYLKVLKEKNGQ, from the coding sequence ATGAAAAAAATGTTACGTTTCATCCTGCTGCTACTGGTGGCGCTGGGCATCACCGCGGGTATCGGTATGTGGAAAGTTCGCCAGTTGGCGGACAGTAAGTTGCTGATTAAAGAAGAGACAATCTTTACGCTTGAGGCCGGAACCGGGCGTCTGGCGCTTGGGCAACAGTTATATAGCGATAAAGTCATTAACCGGCCACGGGTGCTCCAGTGGTTGCTGCGTATTGAGCCTGAGCTATCCTATTTTAAAGCGGGAACCTACCGCTTCACCCCTGACATGACGGTACGCCAGATGCTGCAACTCCTGGCCAGCGGCAAAGAGGCCCAGTTTCCGCTGCGCTTCGTGGAAGGGATGCGGGTGAGCGACTATCTGCGCCAACTGCGCGATGCGCCTTATGTAAAACATACGCTGACGGATGACCGCTATGAAACCGTCGCGAAAGCGCTCGGTCTGGAACACCCCGGTTGGGTCGAGGGCTGGTTCTGGCCGGATACCTGGATGTATACCGCCAACACCAGCGATGTCGCGATTCTCAAGCGAGCACACCAGAAGATGGTGAAGGCTGTCGATACTGTCTGGAAAGGCCGGGCCGAGGGGCTGCCTTATAAAGATCAAAATCAACTGGTGACAATGGCCTCGATTATTGAAAAAGAGACGGCTGTCACCAGCGAACGCGATCAGGTGGCGTCGGTTTTTATTAATCGCCTGAGAATCGGTATGCGGCTTCAGACCGATCCAACGGTGATTTACGGGATGGGGGCGAGTTATAATGGTAAATTATCGCGTGCGGATCTGGAAAAGCCGACGGCCTATAACACATATACCATAACCGGTCTGCCGCCAGGGCCGATTGCCTCGCCCAGCGAGGCTTCATTGCAAGCGGCGGCGCATCCGGCGAAAACGCCGTATCTCTATTTTGTGGCCGACGGTAAAGGCGGCCACACATTTAACACCAATCTTGCCAGCCATAACCGGTCTGTGCAGGAGTACCTGAAAGTGCTTAAGGAAAAAAATGGGCAGTAA
- the fabF_1 gene encoding 3-oxoacyl-[acyl-carrier-protein] synthase KASII has protein sequence MSKRRVVVTGLGMLSPVGNTVESTWKALLAGQSGISLIDHFDTSAYATKFAGLVKDFNCDDIISRKEQRKMDAFIQYGIVAGVQAMQDSGLEVTEENATRIGAAIGSGIGGLGLIEENHSSLVKGGPRKISPFFVPSTIVNMVAGHLTIMYGLRGPSISIATACTSGVHNIGHAARIIAYGDADAMVAGGAEKASTPLGVGGFGAARALSTRNDNPQAASRPWDKERDGFVLGDGAGMLVLEEYEHAKARGAKIYAEIVGFGMSSDAYHMTSPPEDGAGAALAMVNALRDAAIEPAQIGYVNAHGTSTPAGDKAEAQAVKSVFGDAASRVMVSSTKSMTGHLLGAAGAVESIFSILALRDRAIPPTINLDNPDEGCDLDFVPHAARQVSKLEYALCNSFGFGGTNGSLIFKRV, from the coding sequence GTGTCTAAGCGTCGTGTAGTTGTGACCGGACTGGGCATGTTGTCTCCTGTCGGCAATACCGTAGAGTCTACCTGGAAAGCTCTCCTTGCCGGTCAGAGTGGCATCAGCCTGATCGACCATTTCGATACTAGCGCCTATGCAACGAAATTTGCTGGCTTAGTAAAGGATTTTAACTGTGATGACATTATCTCGCGCAAAGAGCAGCGCAAGATGGATGCCTTCATTCAATATGGAATTGTCGCTGGCGTTCAGGCCATGCAGGATTCTGGCCTTGAAGTGACGGAAGAGAACGCAACCCGTATTGGCGCCGCTATCGGTTCTGGTATTGGTGGTCTCGGTCTGATCGAAGAAAACCACAGTTCGCTGGTAAAAGGCGGACCGCGTAAGATCAGCCCGTTCTTCGTCCCGTCGACGATTGTTAACATGGTAGCAGGCCATCTGACTATCATGTATGGCCTGCGCGGGCCAAGCATCTCTATTGCTACTGCCTGTACTTCAGGCGTGCATAACATCGGTCACGCCGCGCGTATCATCGCCTATGGTGATGCGGATGCGATGGTGGCGGGGGGGGCTGAAAAAGCCAGTACGCCGTTGGGCGTAGGCGGTTTTGGCGCAGCGCGCGCGCTGTCTACCCGTAACGATAACCCTCAGGCAGCCAGCCGTCCGTGGGATAAAGAACGCGATGGTTTTGTATTGGGCGACGGCGCCGGTATGTTGGTGCTCGAAGAGTACGAACATGCAAAAGCGCGTGGTGCGAAAATTTATGCCGAAATCGTGGGCTTTGGTATGAGCAGCGATGCTTACCATATGACGTCACCGCCGGAAGATGGCGCAGGCGCTGCGCTGGCGATGGTTAACGCGTTACGTGATGCCGCGATTGAGCCTGCTCAGATTGGCTACGTCAACGCGCACGGTACGTCGACGCCGGCGGGCGACAAAGCCGAGGCGCAAGCCGTTAAGTCGGTCTTTGGCGATGCAGCAAGCCGCGTGATGGTGAGCTCGACTAAATCGATGACCGGCCACCTGTTGGGCGCTGCAGGCGCAGTAGAGTCTATTTTCTCTATTCTGGCGCTGCGCGATCGGGCCATTCCGCCGACCATTAACCTGGATAATCCGGATGAAGGTTGCGACCTGGACTTCGTACCGCATGCAGCGCGTCAGGTAAGCAAACTGGAGTACGCCCTGTGTAACTCCTTCGGCTTCGGTGGTACTAACGGCTCGTTGATCTTTAAACGCGTCTGA
- the fimD_1 gene encoding outer membrane usher protein SfmD, giving the protein MIAVAIKTRITLTQIACFIALQCALPVCNSAFAREYFNPALLGIDGPGKELTDLSAFEEGVGQMPGTYHVEVIVNQTSVGIHDINFTLQKDTQGNSTLQPCLSIDLLAEFGIRTDAFAKLQDEGKCADLSAIPQAHADLAFERQQLLLSFPQAAVNNIARGYIDPKRLDEGINALRLNYNFSGGNVTARSHKLEDSDSYYLNLQPGLNLGPWRIRNYSTWNRSNNGGSSEETWDSLYTYAQRNIIALKSRFTLGDSTAPSDMFDSVPFRGAQLDSDDDMLPDSLRGYAPVVRGIARTNAQVIIKQNGYTIYQRYVSPGAFEITDMYPTGSSGDLEVTVKESDGSEQHQTVAFASLPVLQREGRLKYSLTSGQYRPYDGDINKEWFSQGTVIYGLPAGFTFYGGGQFSQHYQSLLGGLGKNFGVLGALSLDTAQAWSQQQDEAKESGQSWRVRYSKNMLETGTNISISGYRYSTSGYYSLSEVLDTWRDDDWKNTLERRRNRAEILVNQSLGKDLGTLSVNAVSEDYWSSDREMRSLGVNYSNTFWGITWNLNYSYNRNTTDQNDSDKVYSEDQVFSLNLNIPLDRFLSNSWASYSMNSSKQGHTSHSVGLNGMALEDNNLSWNIYESQTNHGEGNGGNAGITYQGTYARMTAGYSYDHDQRRLNYGIDGSVVAHAHGVTLSQSLGETAALVEAPGAGGVEVTNQTGVKTDFRGYTLVPYLSPYREYTVGLNTETLPDDADLTLTSQVVIPTRGAIVRARFDTRVGKRVLMVLTRANGQPVPFGAMASVDSADKSQSFIVGDGGQVYLTGMAESGSLQVKWGNDAQDLCRVTYHLSTANNTNDVAQANEACN; this is encoded by the coding sequence ATGATTGCGGTTGCCATCAAAACAAGAATAACACTCACGCAAATAGCCTGCTTTATTGCCCTTCAGTGCGCCTTACCTGTGTGCAATTCTGCATTTGCCCGTGAATACTTTAACCCGGCGTTATTGGGCATTGATGGACCGGGAAAAGAGTTGACTGACCTGTCGGCGTTTGAAGAAGGCGTCGGTCAAATGCCTGGTACCTATCACGTTGAGGTTATCGTTAACCAAACCTCCGTTGGTATTCATGATATTAACTTCACGCTACAGAAAGATACTCAGGGAAATTCAACGTTACAGCCCTGCCTTAGCATAGATTTGTTAGCTGAATTCGGTATACGTACCGATGCGTTTGCGAAGCTTCAGGACGAGGGGAAATGTGCTGATCTATCAGCTATCCCTCAGGCCCACGCCGACCTTGCTTTTGAGCGTCAACAGCTATTGCTCTCATTTCCGCAGGCGGCAGTCAACAACATTGCCCGTGGCTATATCGATCCGAAGCGACTTGACGAAGGGATCAACGCTCTGCGGCTCAACTATAACTTTAGCGGCGGCAACGTCACGGCGCGCAGCCATAAGCTGGAGGATTCCGATAGCTACTATCTCAACCTGCAACCAGGGCTGAATCTCGGGCCGTGGCGTATCCGCAATTATAGTACCTGGAATCGCAGCAACAATGGCGGTTCATCCGAGGAAACATGGGATTCACTGTATACCTACGCCCAGCGCAATATCATTGCCCTGAAAAGCCGATTTACGCTAGGCGACAGTACCGCGCCGTCAGATATGTTCGATAGCGTGCCGTTTCGCGGCGCGCAACTGGACTCTGATGATGATATGCTCCCTGATAGCCTTCGCGGCTACGCCCCTGTCGTACGAGGTATCGCCCGCACGAACGCACAGGTGATCATCAAACAGAACGGTTACACTATCTATCAGCGCTACGTTTCACCAGGCGCGTTTGAAATTACGGATATGTACCCCACCGGTAGCAGCGGCGACCTTGAAGTCACGGTCAAAGAGTCCGATGGCAGCGAGCAGCACCAGACGGTGGCTTTTGCCTCACTGCCCGTTTTACAACGAGAGGGCCGGCTGAAGTACAGCCTGACGAGCGGCCAGTATCGCCCGTATGACGGCGATATTAATAAAGAATGGTTTTCCCAGGGAACGGTCATTTATGGTCTGCCTGCGGGCTTTACGTTTTATGGCGGCGGCCAGTTCAGTCAGCACTACCAGTCTCTGCTTGGGGGGCTAGGTAAAAATTTTGGCGTCCTCGGCGCGCTGTCGCTGGACACCGCTCAGGCATGGTCACAACAGCAAGACGAAGCCAAAGAAAGTGGGCAGTCCTGGCGTGTCCGGTACAGCAAAAACATGCTGGAAACCGGCACAAATATTTCGATTTCCGGCTACCGTTACTCCACCTCTGGCTACTACAGCCTGTCGGAAGTACTGGACACCTGGCGTGATGATGACTGGAAAAATACGCTGGAGCGTCGGCGCAACCGCGCGGAAATTCTGGTAAACCAGAGTCTGGGCAAGGATCTGGGGACGCTTTCCGTCAATGCCGTTAGTGAAGATTACTGGAGTAGTGACCGTGAAATGCGCTCTCTCGGCGTCAACTACAGCAATACCTTCTGGGGGATTACCTGGAATCTGAACTACAGCTATAACCGTAACACGACCGATCAAAACGATAGCGACAAAGTCTATAGCGAAGACCAGGTTTTTTCTCTGAATTTGAATATTCCGCTCGACCGCTTCCTGAGTAATAGCTGGGCCAGTTATAGCATGAATAGCAGTAAACAGGGCCATACCAGCCATTCCGTTGGCCTCAACGGAATGGCGCTTGAAGATAATAATCTGAGCTGGAACATTTACGAAAGCCAAACTAACCACGGTGAGGGAAATGGCGGAAACGCCGGAATAACGTATCAGGGCACCTATGCCCGAATGACTGCTGGTTATAGCTATGACCACGATCAGCGTCGCCTGAACTACGGCATTGATGGCAGCGTTGTCGCCCATGCTCATGGCGTCACGCTTAGCCAGTCGTTAGGCGAAACGGCGGCGCTGGTAGAGGCTCCAGGCGCAGGCGGTGTTGAGGTTACCAATCAAACCGGAGTGAAAACGGATTTCCGTGGCTACACGCTGGTTCCTTACCTTTCACCCTACCGGGAATATACCGTTGGACTCAATACAGAAACGCTACCAGACGACGCCGATCTCACGCTGACCAGCCAGGTCGTTATACCCACCCGTGGCGCGATTGTTAGGGCACGCTTCGATACGCGCGTCGGTAAACGTGTATTGATGGTGTTGACCCGCGCCAATGGTCAGCCTGTTCCTTTTGGCGCGATGGCTTCTGTTGATAGCGCGGATAAAAGCCAAAGTTTTATCGTAGGGGATGGCGGTCAGGTCTACCTGACAGGGATGGCGGAGAGCGGATCGTTACAGGTGAAATGGGGTAACGATGCACAAGATCTGTGCCGGGTCACTTATCACCTGTCGACAGCGAATAATACCAACGATGTAGCACAAGCCAATGAAGCGTGCAATTAA